The following proteins are co-located in the Helicobacter acinonychis genome:
- a CDS encoding class 1 fructose-bisphosphatase, translating into MDYKHFKGVHANIVIEVISLLEKGVKKAQEILEKPDAGSHTKLENSSGDTPIKADLALDKFLEENFLSLENVKSVFSEEKEKPVTKENGSYLIAYDPLDGSSVMEANFLVGTIIGIYEKDYKAHNLAASLYVVFGHKIELVVALDQVYRYAFYQNKFHFIETIALENKGKIVASGGNQKDFSMGLKKALEGFFTENYRLRYSGSMVADVHHVLIKKGGVFSYPQKKLRKLFEVFPLALIIEKAKGEAFYFDKGVKKRLLDQGVESYHEKSECYLTSQHEAQILEKYLKGE; encoded by the coding sequence ATGGATTACAAACATTTTAAAGGCGTGCATGCAAACATTGTTATAGAGGTTATCAGTCTTTTAGAAAAAGGAGTTAAAAAAGCTCAAGAGATTTTAGAAAAACCAGATGCAGGGAGCCACACCAAGTTAGAAAATAGCAGCGGAGATACGCCTATTAAAGCGGATTTAGCTCTAGACAAATTTTTAGAAGAAAATTTTTTAAGTTTAGAGAATGTGAAAAGCGTTTTTAGCGAAGAAAAAGAAAAACCTGTTACTAAAGAAAACGGCTCGTATTTGATCGCTTATGACCCACTAGATGGGAGTTCAGTCATGGAGGCGAATTTCTTAGTAGGCACGATTATAGGGATTTATGAAAAGGATTATAAGGCTCACAATTTAGCCGCAAGCCTTTATGTGGTTTTTGGGCATAAGATTGAATTAGTGGTGGCTTTAGATCAAGTTTATCGTTACGCTTTCTATCAAAACAAGTTTCATTTTATAGAAACCATCGCTTTAGAAAATAAGGGTAAAATCGTCGCTAGTGGGGGCAATCAAAAGGATTTTTCTATGGGCTTGAAAAAGGCTTTAGAGGGATTTTTTACAGAAAATTACCGCTTGCGGTATTCAGGATCTATGGTGGCTGATGTCCATCATGTGCTCATCAAAAAGGGTGGGGTGTTTTCTTATCCGCAAAAGAAATTACGAAAGCTTTTTGAAGTCTTTCCTTTAGCCTTGATCATTGAAAAAGCTAAGGGGGAAGCGTTTTATTTTGATAAGGGGGTTAAAAAGCGTTTGTTGGATCAGGGCGTAGAAAGTTACCATGAAAAAAGCGAATGCTATTTGACTAGCCAGCACGAAGCTCAAATTTTAGAAAAATATCTAAAGGGGGAATGA
- a CDS encoding outer membrane protein: MKNFFSKPLLALVMSVNTLLAMDSNGVFIGAGYLQGEAQMHANINSHKQVTSAPIRGFDVNVGYQFFFGKYFGLRAYGFLDYARASSLKLKNPNYKNSLGKVEQLADQIGEDQADNTLSQVNRLSNLANPKIFSPNMLTYGGAMDLMVNFINNGIMSLGVFGGVQFAGNSWIMSTPSFEGFLVEQALVSKKPTSFQFLFNVGARIRVLKHSSIEAGVKFPMLKKNPYITAKDLDMGFRRVYSWYVNYVFTF; encoded by the coding sequence ATGAAAAATTTTTTTTCTAAACCTTTGCTAGCTTTGGTTATGTCTGTGAATACGCTATTGGCGATGGATAGTAATGGCGTGTTTATAGGAGCGGGTTATTTGCAAGGGGAGGCACAAATGCATGCGAATATCAATTCTCACAAACAAGTCACTAGTGCCCCCATCAGAGGCTTTGATGTGAATGTGGGGTATCAATTTTTCTTTGGGAAATACTTTGGCTTGCGCGCTTATGGGTTTCTTGATTATGCGCGTGCTAGCTCTCTCAAGCTTAAAAACCCTAACTATAAAAACTCTTTGGGTAAAGTTGAGCAATTGGCTGACCAAATCGGTGAGGATCAAGCCGATAACACCCTTTCTCAAGTCAATCGCTTATCCAATCTCGCTAACCCCAAGATCTTTTCGCCCAACATGCTCACTTATGGAGGGGCTATGGATTTGATGGTCAATTTCATCAACAATGGTATCATGAGTTTAGGGGTTTTTGGTGGGGTGCAATTCGCTGGGAATTCATGGATTATGTCAACGCCGAGCTTTGAAGGGTTTTTGGTGGAGCAAGCGTTGGTGAGTAAAAAACCCACTTCATTCCAGTTTTTATTCAATGTGGGTGCTCGCATTAGGGTCTTAAAACACTCTAGCATTGAAGCAGGCGTGAAATTCCCCATGCTAAAGAAAAACCCCTACATTACCGCAAAAGACTTGGATATGGGGTTTAGGCGTGTGTATTCGTGGTATGTGAATTATGTATTCACTTTCTAG
- a CDS encoding 3'-5' exonuclease: MPINLLHKDIQALIARLKNQDLSLGMLEKSLSRLIYDEINLEYLKACGLNFIETNENLITLKNLKTPLKDEVFSFIDLETTGSCPLKHEILEIGAVQVSGGKIINRFETLVKVKSVPDYISDLTGIAYEDTLNAPSVHEALQELRLFLGNSVFVAHNANFDYNFLGRYFVEKLHCPLLNLKLCTLDLSRRAILSMRYSLSFLKELLGFGIEVSHRAYADALASYKLFEICLLNLPNYVKTTIDLIDFSKCANTLIKRSPRARHQEIPSPFPLFERTKGLLNIIKATS, translated from the coding sequence ATGCCAATAAATCTCTTGCATAAAGATATTCAAGCCCTAATCGCTCGCTTAAAAAACCAGGATTTAAGCTTGGGTATGCTAGAAAAATCGCTCTCTCGCCTTATCTATGATGAAATCAATTTGGAGTATTTAAAAGCGTGCGGGCTTAATTTCATAGAAACGAACGAAAATTTAATCACGCTCAAAAACCTTAAAACCCCCCTTAAAGATGAAGTTTTTTCCTTTATTGATTTAGAGACCACCGGATCTTGCCCCCTAAAGCATGAGATTTTAGAAATTGGGGCCGTGCAAGTGAGCGGTGGGAAAATTATTAATCGTTTTGAAACCCTTGTGAAAGTCAAAAGCGTACCCGATTATATTTCTGATCTTACAGGCATCGCTTATGAAGACACCCTAAACGCCCCAAGCGTGCATGAAGCCTTGCAAGAATTGCGGCTTTTTTTGGGTAATAGCGTGTTTGTGGCCCATAACGCTAATTTTGATTATAATTTTTTAGGGCGTTATTTTGTAGAAAAACTGCATTGCCCTTTATTGAATTTAAAGCTTTGCACTTTGGATTTATCCAGGCGCGCGATTTTATCCATGCGCTATTCTTTGAGCTTTTTAAAAGAGCTTTTAGGGTTTGGTATAGAGGTCAGCCATAGAGCCTATGCGGACGCTTTAGCGAGCTACAAGCTCTTTGAAATATGCCTATTAAACTTGCCTAATTATGTCAAAACCACGATAGATTTGATTGATTTTTCCAAATGCGCTAACACTCTAATCAAAAGATCTCCAAGAGCCAGACACCAAGAGATCCCATCGCCATTCCCTCTTTTTGAGAGAACAAAAGGTTTGTTAAATATCATAAAAGCAACCAGTTAA
- the rpe gene encoding ribulose-phosphate 3-epimerase translates to MKVAPSLLSADFMHLAKELESVSSADFLHVDVMDGHYVPNLTMGPVILENVTRMSKVPLDVHLMVENASFFVELFAPLKPEIISIHAENEKHPHRVLQLIKSLGITPGIVLNPHTHEESVKYLLESVGLVLLMSVNPGFGGQKFLDLVLEKCLKVKELIKRYNPSCLLEVDGGVNDQNIFELQQADVDIVVSGSYIFKSKDRKLAIEGLQNANKSLA, encoded by the coding sequence TTGAAAGTAGCCCCAAGCCTTTTGAGCGCTGATTTTATGCATTTAGCCAAAGAGTTAGAGAGTGTGAGTAGTGCTGATTTTTTGCATGTGGATGTGATGGATGGGCATTATGTGCCTAATTTAACGATGGGTCCTGTGATTTTAGAAAATGTTACCCGAATGAGCAAAGTGCCTTTAGATGTGCATTTAATGGTAGAAAATGCGAGCTTTTTTGTAGAGTTATTCGCCCCTTTAAAGCCAGAAATCATCAGCATTCATGCAGAAAATGAAAAACACCCCCACAGAGTGTTGCAACTCATTAAAAGTTTAGGCATCACGCCAGGAATTGTCTTAAACCCTCACACGCATGAAGAAAGCGTTAAATACTTGCTAGAAAGCGTGGGATTAGTGCTTTTAATGAGCGTGAATCCGGGCTTTGGCGGACAGAAGTTTTTAGATTTAGTGCTAGAAAAATGCTTGAAAGTCAAAGAGTTGATCAAGCGCTACAACCCTAGCTGTCTTTTAGAAGTGGATGGGGGCGTGAATGATCAAAATATCTTTGAACTCCAACAAGCGGATGTGGACATTGTGGTTTCAGGGAGTTATATTTTTAAATCTAAAGATCGTAAGCTAGCTATTGAAGGCTTACAGAATGCCAATAAATCTCTTGCATAA
- a CDS encoding NAD(+)/NADH kinase, giving the protein MKDSHQTIGVFVRPTHHQNPLFSELTQAKEWVLRLLEDEGFESFMADDNGLKDERLIEKAYAFLCLGGDGTILGALRMMHSYNKPCFGVRMGNLGYLTAIELNELKDFLQNLKHNKIKLEEHLALEGRIEEISFYAINEIVITRKEALGILDIEACVSHTPFNTYKGDGLIIATPLGSTAYNLSAHGPIVHALNQSYVLTPLCDFSLTQRPLVLGAEFCLSFCANKDALVIIDGQATYDLKANQKLYIQKSPTTTKLLQKNSRDYFKVLKEKLLWGESSSKKN; this is encoded by the coding sequence ATGAAAGATTCACACCAAACTATCGGCGTGTTTGTGCGGCCTACCCACCATCAAAACCCTCTTTTTAGCGAGCTGACACAAGCTAAAGAATGGGTTTTAAGGCTTTTAGAAGATGAAGGGTTTGAAAGCTTTATGGCTGATGATAATGGGTTGAAAGATGAACGCTTGATAGAAAAAGCTTATGCGTTTTTGTGTTTAGGAGGCGATGGCACGATTTTAGGGGCTTTAAGAATGATGCATTCTTACAATAAGCCATGTTTTGGGGTTAGAATGGGAAATTTAGGGTATTTGACCGCTATTGAGCTTAATGAATTAAAAGATTTTTTACAAAATCTCAAACACAATAAAATCAAACTAGAAGAGCATTTGGCTTTAGAGGGTCGTATTGAAGAAATCTCTTTTTATGCGATCAATGAAATTGTGATCACTAGAAAAGAAGCTTTAGGGATTTTAGACATAGAAGCCTGCGTGAGCCATACGCCTTTTAACACCTATAAAGGCGATGGGCTTATCATTGCCACGCCCCTAGGCTCAACCGCCTATAATTTGAGCGCTCATGGACCCATTGTGCATGCTTTAAATCAAAGCTATGTTTTAACGCCCTTGTGCGATTTTTCTTTAACACAACGCCCCTTAGTGCTAGGGGCGGAATTTTGCTTGAGTTTTTGTGCAAATAAAGACGCTCTTGTCATCATTGATGGGCAAGCCACTTATGATTTGAAAGCTAACCAAAAACTATACATTCAAAAAAGCCCCACGACCACCAAACTCTTGCAAAAAAACTCAAGGGATTATTTTAAAGTACTTAAAGAAAAGCTGTTATGGGGGGAAAGCTCTAGCAAAAAAAACTAA
- a CDS encoding DNA recombination protein RecN: MQDFNNAQITRLRVFQNAVFEKLDLEFKDGLSAISGASGVGKSVLIASLLGAFGLKESNALNIEVELIAPFLDTEEYGIFREDHNEPLAISVIKKEKTRYFLNQTSLSKNTLKALLKGLIKRLSNDRFSQNELNDILMLSLLDGYIKNKNKAFSPLLDTLEKNFIHLEKLEKEMRSLEDKKRFQKDLGERLNFEKMKLERLNLEEGEYERLLEQKKLLSSKEKLNDKIALALDVLENTHKITHALESVGHSAEFLKSALMETSALLEKEQAKLEECEHLDIEKVLEKLGIISGIIKDYGSITHAKERLNHIKNELHNLEEIDNHCETHHKEIEQLKAECLKLSEQISVFRKEHLAGFNALLSAKAKDLLLKSPSLILEEAPMNSKGAQKLILNLQNSQLETLSSGEYSRLRLAFMLLEMEFLKDFKGVLVLDEMDSNLSGEESLAVSKALETLSSHSQIFAISHQVHIPAVAKNHILVFKENHKSLAKTLNSEERVLEIARMIGGSENIESAISFAKEKLKAQE, translated from the coding sequence ATGCAAGATTTCAATAACGCTCAAATCACGCGCTTAAGAGTGTTTCAAAACGCTGTCTTTGAAAAGCTAGATTTAGAATTTAAAGACGGCTTGAGCGCGATTAGTGGGGCTAGTGGTGTGGGAAAAAGCGTTCTTATTGCGAGCCTTTTAGGGGCGTTTGGGCTTAAAGAGAGCAACGCTTTAAACATTGAAGTGGAATTGATCGCCCCTTTTTTAGACACTGAAGAATACGGCATTTTTAGAGAAGATCATAATGAGCCTTTAGCCATTAGCGTGATCAAAAAAGAAAAAACGCGCTATTTTTTAAACCAAACAAGCTTGTCTAAAAACACCCTTAAAGCGTTATTAAAGGGGCTTATTAAACGCCTGTCTAACGATAGATTCAGCCAGAATGAACTCAATGATATTTTAATGCTCTCCTTACTAGATGGCTATATTAAAAATAAAAACAAGGCGTTTAGCCCCCTTTTAGACACACTTGAAAAAAATTTTATCCATTTAGAAAAACTAGAAAAAGAAATGCGATCGCTAGAAGATAAAAAGCGTTTTCAAAAGGATTTAGGAGAGCGTTTGAATTTTGAAAAAATGAAATTAGAGCGCTTAAATTTAGAAGAAGGCGAATACGAACGCCTTTTAGAACAAAAAAAATTACTCTCCAGCAAGGAAAAATTGAACGATAAAATCGCCCTCGCTTTAGATGTGCTAGAAAATACCCATAAAATCACGCATGCTTTAGAGAGCGTGGGTCATAGCGCTGAATTTTTAAAAAGCGCTTTAATGGAAACAAGCGCCTTATTAGAAAAAGAGCAGGCTAAATTAGAAGAGTGCGAGCATTTGGATATTGAAAAAGTGTTAGAAAAACTTGGCATCATTAGCGGAATTATTAAGGATTATGGGAGCATTACGCATGCTAAAGAGCGTTTGAATCACATTAAAAACGAGCTTCATAATTTAGAAGAAATTGACAATCATTGCGAAACCCACCACAAAGAAATAGAACAATTAAAAGCCGAATGTTTGAAATTGAGCGAGCAAATAAGCGTTTTTAGAAAAGAGCATTTAGCCGGATTTAACGCCCTTTTAAGCGCTAAAGCGAAAGACTTGCTGTTAAAAAGCCCTAGTTTGATTTTAGAAGAAGCCCCCATGAATAGCAAAGGCGCTCAAAAACTTATTTTGAATTTACAAAATTCCCAATTAGAGACTTTAAGCTCTGGAGAATACAGCCGTTTGAGGTTAGCGTTCATGCTTTTAGAAATGGAGTTTTTAAAGGATTTTAAAGGCGTGTTGGTGTTAGATGAAATGGATTCTAATTTGAGCGGTGAAGAGAGTTTAGCGGTTTCTAAAGCCCTTGAAACTTTGAGCAGCCATTCGCAAATCTTTGCCATTTCGCACCAAGTCCATATCCCAGCGGTCGCCAAAAACCATATTCTCGTATTCAAAGAAAATCACAAAAGCCTTGCAAAAACCCTTAATAGCGAAGAAAGGGTGTTAGAGATCGCGCGCATGATAGGGGGGAGTGAAAATATAGAGAGTGCGATTTCTTTCGCTAAAGAAAAATTAAAGGCGCAAGAATGA
- the rocF gene encoding arginase, translated as MILVGLEAELGASKKGTDAGVRRLREALSLKYNDLVKNMQMIIQERCVLYKEFRYAKNFEDYYVFCKENLIPCMQEVFAKKDFPLILSSEHANMFGIFQAFRSVHKDKKIGILYLDAHADIHTAYDSDSKHIHGMPLGMVLNRVRSGFNHMNESEEKAWQKLCSLGLEKGGLEVDPKCLVYFGVRSVEQSERDVIKELQIPLFSVDTIRENMQEVVKKTKELLQEVGIIYLSLDLDIMDGKLFTSTGVRENHGLSFSELKQLLGMLLESFKDRLRAVEVTEYNPTVSTKHTNEEEKQVLEILDLIIKHAKNNSANH; from the coding sequence ATGATTTTAGTAGGATTAGAAGCCGAGTTAGGGGCGTCAAAAAAAGGCACAGATGCAGGCGTTAGGCGTTTGAGAGAGGCTTTAAGCCTAAAATATAACGATTTAGTAAAAAACATGCAAATGATTATCCAAGAGCGTTGTGTACTTTATAAAGAGTTTAGATACGCTAAAAATTTTGAAGATTACTATGTGTTTTGCAAAGAAAATTTGATCCCTTGCATGCAAGAAGTGTTTGCAAAAAAAGATTTTCCTTTAATCTTAAGCTCAGAGCATGCGAACATGTTTGGGATTTTCCAAGCGTTTAGGAGCGTTCATAAAGACAAAAAAATAGGGATTTTGTATTTGGATGCGCATGCGGATATTCATACGGCTTATGACAGCGATTCAAAACACATCCATGGCATGCCTTTAGGCATGGTTTTAAATCGTGTCCGTAGCGGGTTTAACCACATGAATGAAAGCGAAGAAAAAGCATGGCAAAAGCTTTGCTCTTTGGGGCTAGAAAAGGGAGGGTTAGAAGTTGATCCTAAATGCTTGGTGTATTTTGGGGTAAGAAGCGTTGAACAAAGTGAAAGAGATGTGATTAAAGAATTGCAAATCCCTTTATTTAGCGTGGATACGATAAGAGAAAACATGCAAGAAGTGGTGAAAAAAACGAAAGAATTATTGCAAGAAGTGGGTATTATTTATCTTAGTTTGGATTTGGATATTATGGATGGCAAGCTTTTCACCTCTACCGGCGTGCGCGAAAATCATGGGCTAAGTTTTAGCGAGTTAAAACAATTGCTAGGCATGCTTTTAGAAAGTTTTAAGGATAGATTGAGAGCCGTTGAGGTCACCGAATACAACCCCACGGTAAGTACCAAGCACACCAATGAAGAAGAGAAACAGGTTTTAGAAATACTAGATCTCATCATCAAGCACGCCAAAAACAACAGCGCCAACCATTAA
- a CDS encoding alanine dehydrogenase, translating to MDIGLVKESMDLESRVALVPDDVALLTQKGVGVLVENNAGANSGYSNVAYESVGAKIVDYKVAWGQDLVVKCKEPLEHEYPLLKEKATLFSYLDLAYQKSLCEMFIDKKITSICTETIAGPKNDYPILAPMSVVAGRLAAHLVQHYLLALEHVKGFMGKGIMLGGLSGAQRAKIVVIGGGVVGMESAKVLSQMGAKVTILELDYAKLQNHPYYHLYDLEVLSVNEANIIHALEGAVGLVGAVLVTASQTPKVILRRHLKCMQKQGVVIDVACDLGGCIETIHQTSHSNPVYVEEDLLHYGVPNIPGIVAKTSSMAYSHASVPYLLYYLEHGLKGFLKANTKIVANTLGGLSAYNGYITQEGIAKAFNVAFKSPLDVLNEL from the coding sequence ATGGATATTGGGTTAGTCAAAGAGAGCATGGATTTAGAATCACGAGTGGCTTTGGTGCCTGATGATGTGGCGTTACTCACTCAAAAGGGCGTGGGGGTTTTAGTGGAAAATAATGCCGGTGCTAATAGCGGTTATAGTAACGTTGCGTATGAAAGCGTAGGAGCCAAAATCGTGGATTATAAAGTGGCGTGGGGGCAGGATTTGGTAGTCAAATGCAAAGAGCCTTTAGAGCATGAATACCCTTTATTGAAAGAAAAAGCGACTCTGTTTAGCTACTTGGATTTAGCGTATCAAAAAAGCTTGTGCGAAATGTTTATTGATAAAAAAATCACTTCTATTTGCACGGAGACTATCGCTGGACCTAAAAACGACTACCCTATTTTAGCACCTATGAGCGTGGTGGCTGGGAGGTTAGCGGCGCATTTAGTCCAACACTATTTATTGGCTTTAGAGCATGTCAAGGGGTTTATGGGCAAGGGGATCATGCTAGGGGGTTTATCTGGAGCACAAAGGGCTAAAATCGTCGTAATCGGTGGCGGCGTGGTTGGCATGGAAAGCGCGAAAGTTTTAAGCCAAATGGGGGCTAAAGTAACGATTTTAGAATTAGACTACGCTAAATTGCAAAACCACCCCTATTATCATTTGTATGATTTGGAAGTTTTGAGCGTGAATGAAGCCAATATCATCCACGCTCTAGAGGGGGCTGTGGGGTTAGTGGGAGCGGTGCTAGTGACAGCGAGCCAAACCCCTAAAGTGATTTTAAGAAGGCATTTAAAGTGCATGCAAAAACAAGGGGTGGTGATTGATGTGGCTTGCGATTTAGGGGGTTGTATAGAGACCATACACCAGACAAGCCATTCTAACCCAGTATATGTAGAAGAAGATTTATTGCATTATGGCGTGCCTAACATACCAGGGATTGTCGCTAAAACAAGCTCTATGGCTTATAGCCATGCGAGTGTGCCGTATTTGTTGTATTATTTAGAGCATGGTTTAAAGGGCTTTTTAAAAGCTAACACTAAAATCGTGGCGAACACGCTTGGAGGTTTGAGTGCTTATAACGGCTATATCACTCAAGAAGGCATCGCTAAAGCTTTCAATGTGGCGTTCAAATCGCCCTTAGACGTTTTAAATGAACTTTGA
- a CDS encoding DUF814 domain-containing protein → MKFFLLKKFSEFLNTQTSFTLKRLNASSFLLETFSKEKYAFVVDLNMPYIGLSKKPLESVLKNALALDFCLNKFTKNAKILQANTIDNDRILEIKGAKDLAYKSETFILRLELIPKKANLMILDKEKCVIEAFRFNDRVAKNDILGALPPNTYEHQEEDLDFKDLLEILEKDFLFYQHKELEHKKNQIIKRLNTQKERLKEKLENLENPKNLQLEAKELQTQASLLLTYQHLINKHESCVILKDFEDKECAIEIDKSMPLNAFINKKFTLSKKKKQKSQFLYLEEENLKEKIAFKENQIYYIKGATEESALEMFMPVKNSKIKRPMNGYEVLYYKDFKIGLGKNQKENIKLLQDARANDLWMHVRDIPGSHLIVFCQKNAPKDEIIMELAKMLIKMQKDVFNSYEIDYTQRKFVKIVKGANVIYSKYRTISLKDT, encoded by the coding sequence ATGAAATTTTTTCTTTTAAAGAAATTCAGCGAATTTTTAAACACTCAAACAAGCTTCACTCTCAAACGCTTGAATGCGTCTAGTTTTTTATTAGAGACTTTTTCAAAAGAAAAATATGCCTTTGTTGTGGATTTGAATATGCCTTATATTGGTTTGTCTAAAAAACCGCTAGAGAGCGTTTTAAAAAACGCTCTAGCGCTAGATTTTTGTTTGAATAAATTCACTAAAAACGCCAAAATTTTACAAGCAAATACCATTGATAACGATCGGATTTTAGAAATCAAAGGCGCTAAAGATTTAGCTTATAAGAGCGAGACTTTTATTTTGCGCTTAGAGCTTATCCCTAAAAAAGCCAATCTTATGATTTTAGATAAAGAAAAATGCGTGATAGAGGCCTTTCGTTTCAATGACAGAGTCGCTAAAAACGATATTTTAGGGGCATTGCCCCCTAATACCTACGAGCATCAAGAAGAGGATTTGGATTTTAAGGATTTGTTAGAAATATTAGAAAAAGATTTTTTATTCTATCAACACAAAGAATTAGAACACAAAAAAAATCAAATCATCAAACGATTAAATACCCAAAAAGAACGCTTAAAGGAAAAATTAGAGAACTTAGAAAACCCTAAAAACTTGCAGCTAGAAGCCAAAGAATTACAAACTCAAGCCTCCTTATTGCTCACTTATCAACATTTAATTAACAAGCATGAAAGTTGCGTGATTTTAAAAGATTTTGAAGATAAAGAATGTGCGATTGAAATTGATAAGAGCATGCCCTTAAACGCCTTTATCAACAAAAAATTCACTCTTAGCAAGAAAAAAAAACAAAAATCGCAATTCTTGTATTTAGAAGAAGAGAATCTAAAAGAAAAAATTGCCTTTAAAGAAAATCAAATCTATTATATTAAAGGAGCGACAGAAGAAAGCGCTTTAGAAATGTTTATGCCGGTAAAAAATTCTAAAATCAAACGCCCAATGAATGGGTATGAAGTGCTGTATTATAAGGATTTTAAAATCGGTTTAGGGAAAAACCAAAAAGAAAATATCAAGCTTTTACAAGACGCAAGGGCGAATGATTTATGGATGCATGTGAGAGACATTCCTGGATCGCATTTGATCGTTTTTTGCCAAAAGAACGCACCCAAAGATGAGATCATCATGGAATTAGCCAAGATGTTAATTAAAATGCAAAAGGATGTGTTTAATAGTTACGAAATTGACTACACGCAACGAAAATTTGTCAAAATTGTCAAAGGAGCTAATGTTATTTACTCAAAATACCGAACTATTAGCCTAAAGGACACTTAA
- a CDS encoding SAM-dependent methyltransferase, producing MVSDAILQKNLDAFYTHPKIVRFCLDSLKDLIAQSLGLDLSAFHFLEPSAGSGSFVHALKELGIKNCLALDIAPSAQGIQKKDYLLELIGFNKKRVVIGNPPFGHRGKLALDFLNKSLSEAPIVAFILPNLFKRYSIQKHIDKRAKLVLNTPLEKNAFLFNERPYDVKCVFQIYMHKNIALNLKDERIIAPPKIRHDDFITYIHNNTPHTLKYFNKEKYQWDFAVVRQGFYDYNEKITNAKLLIKNRQYFFIKAHSKEALAIINQVDFNKLAHKNTQVLGFSAYDFVEEYCKLKEMHA from the coding sequence ATGGTTAGTGATGCTATCTTACAAAAGAATTTAGACGCTTTTTACACCCACCCCAAAATCGTGCGATTTTGTTTGGATTCATTAAAAGATCTCATCGCCCAAAGTTTAGGGCTAGATTTAAGTGCATTCCATTTTTTAGAGCCAAGTGCAGGGAGTGGGAGCTTTGTTCATGCATTAAAAGAATTAGGGATTAAAAATTGCCTCGCCCTTGATATTGCCCCAAGCGCTCAAGGCATTCAAAAGAAAGATTATTTGTTGGAGTTGATTGGGTTTAACAAAAAGCGTGTTGTTATTGGCAACCCTCCTTTTGGGCATAGAGGGAAATTAGCCCTAGATTTTTTAAACAAATCTTTAAGCGAAGCGCCTATCGTGGCGTTTATTTTGCCCAATTTGTTCAAACGCTATTCCATTCAAAAACATATTGATAAGCGTGCAAAATTGGTTTTAAACACCCCTTTAGAAAAAAACGCTTTTCTTTTTAATGAACGCCCCTATGATGTGAAATGCGTTTTTCAAATCTATATGCATAAAAATATCGCTTTAAATCTTAAAGATGAACGAATCATTGCACCCCCCAAAATCCGCCATGATGATTTTATCACTTATATTCATAATAACACGCCACACACCCTTAAATATTTCAATAAAGAAAAATACCAATGGGATTTTGCGGTGGTGAGACAAGGCTTTTATGACTACAACGAAAAGATCACCAATGCAAAATTGCTTATCAAAAACCGACAATACTTTTTCATTAAAGCCCACTCCAAAGAGGCTTTAGCCATTATCAATCAGGTTGATTTCAACAAACTCGCTCATAAAAACACGCAAGTTTTGGGGTTTTCTGCTTATGATTTTGTGGAAGAATATTGCAAATTAAAGGAAATGCATGCTTGA